A window of the Oryza brachyantha chromosome 5, ObraRS2, whole genome shotgun sequence genome harbors these coding sequences:
- the LOC102716599 gene encoding translation initiation factor IF-2, chloroplastic — protein sequence MASPASVTNLGTNGRPGPLTVAAARSHLASRIKFTGFDSIRRWQYAPGRLCRCMVITNLIDEEKGVQFSSRGSVGVKPDGDNDLLLKPPQKPVRANGPPEGMNAAASPSGGGRPPGSNLEDRDKVRESLDEVLEKAEKLKASTSGNGSGDSSGSRQNGASKSDSSATPAAEGVNSRKTKTLKSVWRKGNPVSTVHKVVRDHPRPESRNQSSSTAKPSMPAPTKPVPQLLTKPSVAPPPRRPVKADMSKDKKGPILIDKFASNKPIVDPVVAAALIEPVKPVRGPPAKIKDDRRKKTSTPAGPRRRMPNDDGIVDEDTADVPISGVPVRKGRRWSKAKRRAARLQLEASQVEEPVRVEILEVGEEGMEIEELAYQLAIGESEILRFLSVRGAMLDNVQTLDKDLVKMVCMEYDVEVLESGPVKVEEMAKKKEFLDEEDLDKLEVRPPIVTIMGHVDHGKTTLLDYIRKSKVVASEAGGITQGIGAYQVLVPVEGNPQACVFLDTPGHEAFGAMRARGARVTDICIIVVAADDGVRPQTNEAIAHAKAAGVPIVIAINKIDKEGANAERVMQELSQIGLMPEMWGGDIPMIQISALSGEGVDELLETVMLVAELQELKANPHRNAKGTVIEACLDKAKGPLATLVVQNGTLNKGDIVVCGEAFGKIRAMYDDGGNLIDRAGPSNAVQVIGLNNVPLAGDEFESVDNLDVARERANARADSLRIERISAKAGEGKVTLSSIAASVSSGKQVGIDTHELNVILKVDFQGSIEAIRQAIQVLPQENVSLRFLLQAPGDVSVSDVDLAVASEGIIFGFNVKAPGSVKSYAKKKSVEIRLYKVIYDLIDDLRNAMEGLLELAEEEVPLGSAKVRAVFSSGSGKVAGCMITTGKVVQDCNVRVLRKGKEVYVGTLDSLRRVKETVKEVGAGLECGVGVDDFDEWEEGDVVEAFNTVKKTRTLEEASASVTAALKDAGVQL from the exons ATGGCGTCTCCTGCGTCTGTTACCAACCTGGGGACCAACGGGAGGCCTGGCCCCCTGACCGTGGCCGCGGCGAGGTCGCATTTGGCTTCGAGGATCAAGTTCACCGGGTTCGACAGTATCCGGCGGTGGCAGTACGCGCCTGGGAGGCTGTGTAGGTGTATGGTTATAACCAATTTGATCGATGAGGAGAAGGGGGTTCAGTTCTCGTCGAGAGGGAGTGTGGGTGTGAAGCCTGATGGTGACAACGATCTTCTTCTGAAGCCGCCGCAGAAGCCGGTGCGGGCTAATGGGCCACCGGAGGGCATGAATGCGGCGGCATCGCCGTCCGGTGGTGGGAGGCCTCCAGGGTCAAATTTGGAGGATAGAGATAAGGTTAGAGAGTCATTGGATGAGGTGTTGGAGAAGGCTGAGAAGCTGAAGGCATCGACCTCTGGAAATGGAAGCGGCGACAGCAGTGGTTCGAGGCAGAATGGTGCGTCGAAGTCTGATAGTTCGGCAACTCCAGCAGCGGAGGGTGTGAATTCGAGGAAGACAAAAACACTTAAGAGCGTGTGGCGAAAGGGAAACCCTGTTTCAACTGTACATAAGGTGGTAAGAGATCATCCGCGTCCTGAAAGTAGGAATCAGTCTAGTTCTACAGCTAAACCTTCTATGCCAGCTCCAACAAAACCAGTACCTCAGCTACTAACAAAGCCTTCTGTAGCACCACCACCTCGTAGGCCTGTCAAGGCTGATATGTCAAAGGATAAAAAAGGACCAATCCTGATTGATAAATTTGCTTCCAATAAACCAATAGTGGATCCAGTTGTAGCTGCAGCACTGATAGAACCTGTAAAGCCAGTACGAGGCCCACCAGCGAAAATCAAGGATGACCGTCGTAAAAAAACAAGCACACCAGCTGGTCCTCGCCGACGAATGCCAAATGATGATGGAATAGTTGATGAGGATACTGCAGATGTACCAATTTCCGGTGTTCCAGTGCGCAAGGGGAGGAGATGGAGCAAGGCAAAACGTAGAGCTGCAAGGCTTCAGCTTGAGGCTTCACAAGTTGAAGAGCCAGTCAGAGTCGAGATCCTTGAAGTTGGTGAAGAAGGAATGGAGATTGAGGAATTGGCATATCAATTAGCAATCGGCGAGTCAgaaattttacgatttttaTCTGTGAGAGGAGCTATGCTTGACAATGTTCAGACACTTGATAAAGATCTGGTTAAGATGGTTTGTATGGAATATGATGTCGAAGTACTGGAAAGTGGTCCAGTGAAAGTGGAAGAGATGGCAAAGAAGAAGGAATTTCTTGATGAGGAAGATTTGGACAAGTTGGAAGTAAGGCCCCCTATTGTGACTATCATGGGCCATGTCGACCATGGAAAG ACTACCCTGTTGGATTATATACGCAAGAGCAAG GTGGTGGCATCTGAGGCTGGCGGAATAACACAAGGGATTGGTGCCTATCAGGTTCTTGTACCGGTTGAGGGAAACCCTCAAGCTTGTGTTTTTCTTGATACTCCAGGGCATGAG GCGTTTGGTGCAATGAGAGCTCGAGGCGCTAGGGTAACTGATATCTGTATCATTGTTGTCGCTGCGGATGATGGTGTTCGTCCACAAACAAATGAGGCAATTGCACATGCAAAGGCAGCTGGAGTCCCTATTGTGATAGCCATAAACAAG ATAGACAAGGAAGGAGCTAATGCTGAACGTGTCATGCAAGAGCTTTCCCAGATTGGACTTATGCCAGAGATGTGGGGTGGTGATATCCCAATGATTCAG ATAAGTGCTCTTAGTGGAGAGGGTGTTGATGAACTGTTGGAGACTGTCATGCTTGTTGCTGAG TTGCAAGAATTAAAGGCCAATCCTCATAGAAATGCAAAGGGTACAGTTATTGAAGCATGCCTTGACAAAGCTAAAGGACCTCTTGCCACCTTAGTTGTACAAAATGGAACCCTGAACAAGGGTGATATTGTTGTGTGTGGTGAAGCTTTTGGAAAG ATCCGTGCAATGTATGATGATGGTGGAAATCTTATTGACAGAGCTGGGCCGTCCAATGCCGTGCAG GTTATTGGCTTGAATAATGTACCCCTTGCTGGTGATGAATTTGAGTCTGTTGACAACCTTGATGTTGCACGCGAAAGGGCAAATGCACGTGCTGACTCACTGAGAATTGAAAGGATATCTGCGAAAGCTGGGGAAGGGAAAGTCACTCTGTCATCCATTGCAGCATCTGTTTCATCTGGAAAACAAGTAGGAATTGATACACATGAGCTTAATGTCATCcttaaagttgattttcag GGTTCCATTGAGGCCATTAGGCAAGCAATCCAAGTGCTGCCTCAAGAAAATGTCTCCTTGAGGTTCCTACTCCAAGCTCCAGGAGATGTGAGTGTCAGTGATGTTGATCTGGCTGTTGCCTCAGAAGGGATTATATTTGGTTTTAATGTCAAAGCTCCAGGATCAGTTAAAAGCTATGCTAAGAAGAAAAGTGTGGAAATTCGTCTGTACAAGGTGATCTATgatttgattgatgatttGCGGAATGCAATGGAAGGACTTCTTGAACTTGCTGAG GAGGAAGTTCCACTTGGTTCAGCCAAAGTTCGTGCTGTTTTTAGTAGTGGCAGTGGAAAGGTGGCGGGTTGCATGATTACTACAGGCAAAGTTGTTCAGGACTGCAATGTCCGCGTTCTTCGTAAAGGGAAGGAAGTTTATGTGGGTACACTTGATTCATTGAGACGGGTGAAAGAAACTGTAAAGGAG GTTGGCGCCGGGCTAGAGTGTGGCGTTGGGGTAGATGATTTTGACGAATGGGAGGAAGGTGATGTCGTGGAGGCATTCAACACAGTGAAGAAGACAAGGACCCTGGAGGAAGCCTCTGCTTCTGTGACTGCTGCCCTAAAGGATGCTGGCGTCCAGTTGTAG
- the LOC102710022 gene encoding uncharacterized protein LOC102710022 produces MGKRSSRRRPTRSTGIMPVQRHRKRRRQTGGPWRKPPFSQLNRLKQRQRRRRRRRQIGALSNPPFSELITCKQDEGGDSRAGKTTRSCIPHLPEDIWHHIHSLMPMHDAARAACLSKAFLCFWRRHPNLILTKDTIGLNASACGGNFSRKIDYVLKNHSGIGVKIFRLEYVGVVGFDASRYLESWFQLVKPGIEELTLKLCKTEREYNFPCSLLSSDDGIQNSIRLLNLSFCAFHPTAELSPLRSLTGLRLSHVNITGKELQCFLSNSPALEQLHLFSCMGIICLKIPCSLQKLNYLCVFGCFNLKVLENKAPNLSGFYLREERRLKLSLGDTSHMKKLNMEHMNLAHYVRAVLPPIMPNLETLYISSGGEVIDTPMLPTKFLYLKHLTICFPSGLTFSPSYDYFSLVSFLDASPSLETFILDMYRPCMKQQESVFKKSPDWRQIPENRHDNLKSVKITGFSSAKSLVELTYYILKNMVSLESLTLDTIYGNLRCYLKPFVRCDPMSEDTLMEAPRALSAIRTYIENKVPSTVKLTVLEPCSQCHAKGLKRILC; encoded by the exons ATGGGAAAAAGAAGTAGTCGACGTCGACCTACTCGTTCGACGGGGATCATGCCCGTGCAGCGCCaccggaagcggcggcggcaaaccGGAGGACCCTGGAGAAAACCTCCTTTCTCTCAACTGAATCGGCTCAagcagcggcagcgccggcgccggcgccggcgccaaaTCGGAGCCCTAAGTAACCCTCCTTTCTCTGAACTGATTACGTGTAAGCAAGATGAGGGTGGCGATTCTCGAGCTGGAAAAACAACGAGAAGCTGTATCCCACACCTTCCTGAG GACATTTGGCATCACATACATTCCCTAATGCCAATGCATGATGCCGCTCGTGCTGCTTGTTTGTCTAAAGCATTTTTATGTTTCTGGAGACGCCATCCCAACCTCATTTTAACTAAGGATACAATTGGTTTGAATGCGAGTGCCTGTGGAGGGAACTTTAGCCGCAAAATTGACTATGTTCTGAAGAACCACTCAGGCATTGGCGTGAAAATATTCAGGCTTGAATATGTTGGTGTTGTGGGTTTCGATGCTAGTCGTTATCTTGAAAGTTGGTTTCAGCTTGTTAAGCCAGGGATTGAAGAACTGACTCTTAAGCTGTGTAAAACTGAAAGAGAGTACAACTTTCCATGCTCACTTTTATCATCTGATGATGGGATTCAAAATTCAATTCGTCTCCTTAACCTTTCCTTCTGTGCCTTTCATCCCACAGCTGAACTCAGCCCTTTGCGAAGCCTTACAGGCCTGCGTTTGAGTCACGTGAATATCACAGGGAAAGAATTACAGTGCTTTCTTTCCAATTCTCCTGCGTTGGAGCAGTTGCACCTTTTCAGTTGCATGGGGATAATCTGCTTGAAAATACCTTGCTCTCTGCAGAAGCTCAACTACCTTTGTGTTTTTGGATGCTTCAACCTGAAAGTATTAGAGAACAAAGCTCCAAATCTCTCCGGTTTTTACcttagagaagagagaaggttAAAGCTCTCACTCGGAGACACATCGCATATGAAGAAGCTAAACATGGAACATATGAATCTTGCACATTATGTTCGTGCTGTGCTGCCCCCCATTATGCCCAATCTTGAAACTCTTTACATAAGTTCGGGGGGTGAG GTGATCGATACACCAATGCTACCTACCAAATTTCTCTACCTCAAGCACCTTACCATTTGCTTTCCATCAGGATTGACATTTTCACCATCCTACGATTATTTTTCTCTGGTTTCTTTCCTTGATGCTTCTCCTTCCTTGGAAACTTTTATCTTGGAT ATGTATAGGCCATGCATGAAGCAGCAGGAATCAGTTTTCAAGAAATCTCCAGATTGGAGGCAAATTCCTGAAAATCGTCATGACAACCTCAAGAGTGTGAAGATCACTGGTTTCAGCTCCGCAAAGAGCTTGGTTGAGCTAACATATTATATTCTCAAGAACATGGTGTCACTCGAGTCTCTTACATTGGACACCATTTATGGTAATCTTAGGTGTTACCTAAAACCTTTTGTAaggtgtgatcccatgagcgaGGATACTCTCATGGAAGCCCCAAGAGCACTCTCTGCTATCAGGACGTACATTGAAAATAAAGTTCCATCTACGGTGAAGTTAACGGTTCTGGAGCCCTGTAGTCAGTGTCATGCAAAAGGATTAAAACGTATATTATGCTAA
- the LOC107304312 gene encoding uncharacterized protein LOC107304312: MDGGDQQIIVMKGLRNAVLRASEVVGPRVIAVGSVRVSDTAAMVALLEKEVLRQGWEIQHKHRLIRLSRLDHDLTIVLEVLVPILVANPLDLVAGRELRRYGRSMEHTACSVVGPSHPLYAAAGPVRRLLRQYAKHQYRGTKDDTWLAGNIWEVHDRVSAIRTFLVDFQHFRVPEDDDIGDDRMGDAAAEAKETIVIRGLRDAVLRAAEVISPRVIAVEYVRVRDTPAMVALFEKEVLRQHWRIKDKRRLIKLSRLDHDLTIVLEILVPMLVDNRFDLVAGRELRRYGWSIQHKARSVAGCSHPLYAAAGPVGRFLRRHAHHQHQATKGAVWLDDNIVEVRKKISALRSFLVRFPFSIGGE, translated from the coding sequence ATGGACGGAGGAGACCAGCAGATCATCGTGATGAAGGGTCTCCGCAATGCGGTCCTCCGCGCCTCAGAGGTCGTTGGCCCGCGCGTCATTGCCGTCGGGTCCGTTCGTGTCAGCGACACCGCTGCCATGGTCGCTCTCCTGGAGAAGGAGGTGTTGCGCCAGGGGTGGGAGATCCAGCACAAGCACCGACTTATCAGGCTGTCTCGCTTGGACCACGACCTCACCATCGTTCTCGAGGTCCTTGTCCCGATCCTCGTCGCCAACCCGTTAGACCTCGTCGCGGGCCGCGAGCTGAGGCGCTACGGTCGGTCCATGGAGCACACGGCCTGCTCGGTCGTCGGCCCCAGCCACCCCctctacgccgccgccggccctgTCAGACGCCTCCTCCGCCAGTATGCTAAACATCAGTATCGGGGTACGAAGGACGATACGTGGCTCGCCGGCAACATATGGGAGGTCCATGATCGGGTTTCGGCCATCAGGACTTTTCTAGTTGATTTCCAGCACTTCCGTGTCCCGGAGGACGATGATATTGGAGACGATCGTATGGGCGACGCTGCCGCAGAAGCCAAGGAGACTATCGTCATTCGGGGTCTCCGCGATGCGGTCCTCCGCGCCGCAGAGGTCATCAGCCCGCGCGTCATTGCCGTCGAGTACGTTCGTGTCAGAGACACCCCTGCCATGGTCGCTCTCTTCGAGAAGGAGGTGCTGCGCCAGCATTGGAGGATCAAGGATAAGCGCCGACTGATCAAGCTTTCTCGCTTGGACCACGACCTCACCATCGTTCTCGAGATCCTCGTCCCGATGCTCGTCGACAACCGGTTCGACCTCGTCGCGGGACGCGAGCTGAGGCGCTACGGGTGGTCCATACAGCACAAGGCCCGCTCGGTAGCCGGCTGCAGCCACCCCctctacgccgccgccggccctgTGGGACGTTTTCTCCGCCGGCATGCTCATCACCAGCATCAGGCGACGAAGGGTGCCGTGTGGCTCGACGACAATATTGTGGAGGTGCGCAAGAAGATTTCAGCGTTGAGGTCGTTTCTTGTTCGGTTTCCATTTTCTATTGGAGGAGAGTGA
- the LOC102710304 gene encoding zinc finger CCCH domain-containing protein 39-like isoform X2 has product MQEALLPPAHPDRFYSALGPMAFGGVDQRFSSPNPLTSGEDLFYGCYSPFSPSPPPRAASLSHCSSSSDSVIDDVDDAAATEHRLHLTRLALQYQEVANRFELCLSHLADAADEAAALRRENAELRVANNNLACRIAKFGGMQGSAITLAGDLRRLRLAEEQTVPVLPPPPPPPSPPAAALMHPVAVPEKQAVLPKSISIRSTGYQKLNQGGKHRVSKPLNQRVFVGIDGAEGGEHKGGVKEDPPMGGLEFEVYNQGMFKTELCNKWEETGACPYGDQCQFAHGVAELRPVIRHPRYKTEVCRMVLSGGVCPYGHRCHFRHSITPADRFSFRR; this is encoded by the exons ATGCAGGAAGCTCTCCTACCTCCGGCCCATCCCGACCGCTTCTACTCGGCCTTGGGCCCCATGGCGTTCGGCGGCGTAGATCAACGGTTCTCCTCGCCTAACCCGCTGACTAGCGGTGAGGATCTCTTCTACGGCTGCTACTCCCCCTTcagcccctcgccgccgccacgcgccgccTCGCTCTCCCActgctcgtcctcctccgaCTCCGTCATCGACGACGTAgatgacgcggcggcgaccgagcaCCGCCTCCACCTCACCCGCCTCGCGCTCCAGTACCAGGAGGTGGCCAACCGCTTCGAGCTCTGCCTCTcccacctcgccgacgccgcggaTGAGGCGGCCGCACTCCGTCGGGAGAATGCCGAGCTCCGCGTCGCCAATAACAACCTCGCGTGCCGCATCGCCAAGTTTGGCGGGATGCAGGGCTCCGCCATCACCCTCGCCGGtgacctccgccgcctccgcctcgccgaggAGCAGACCGTGCcagttcttcctcctcctcctcctccgccgtcgccgcctgccgccgcacTGATGCAtcccgtcgccgtccccgagAAGCAGGCGGTTCTGCCGAAGAGCATCTCCATCCGTTCGACCGGCTACCAGAAGCTGAACCAGGGCGGCAAGCATCGCGTGTCGAAGCCGCTGAAC CAGCGCGTGTTCGTGGGCATTGACGGCGCGGAGGGAGGGGAGCACAAGGGTGGGGTGAAGGAGGACCCGCCCATGGGTGGGCTGGAGTTCGAGGTGTACAACCAGGGCATGTTCAAGACGGAGCTGTGCAACAAATGGGAGGAGACCGGGGCGTGCCCCTATGGCGACCAGTGCCAGTTCGCGCACGGCGTCGCGGAGCTCCGCCCCGTCATCCGCCACCCTCGCTACAAGACCGAGGTCTGCCGCATGGTGCTCTCCGGTGGTGTCTGTCCCTACGGCCACCGCTGCCACTTCCGCCACTCCATCACCCCCGCCGACCGCTTCTCCTTCCGCCGTTGA
- the LOC102710304 gene encoding zinc finger CCCH domain-containing protein 39-like isoform X1, with translation MQEALLPPAHPDRFYSALGPMAFGGVDQRFSSPNPLTSGEDLFYGCYSPFSPSPPPRAASLSHCSSSSDSVIDDVDDAAATEHRLHLTRLALQYQEVANRFELCLSHLADAADEAAALRRENAELRVANNNLACRIAKFGGMQGSAITLAGDLRRLRLAEEQTVPVLPPPPPPPSPPAAALMHPVAVPEKQAVLPKSISIRSTGYQKLNQGGKHRVSKPLNVSSVKPNPPKSSIVSGSHSCSALTPVLNPKSSILTSMMFTMRQCKQQRVFVGIDGAEGGEHKGGVKEDPPMGGLEFEVYNQGMFKTELCNKWEETGACPYGDQCQFAHGVAELRPVIRHPRYKTEVCRMVLSGGVCPYGHRCHFRHSITPADRFSFRR, from the coding sequence ATGCAGGAAGCTCTCCTACCTCCGGCCCATCCCGACCGCTTCTACTCGGCCTTGGGCCCCATGGCGTTCGGCGGCGTAGATCAACGGTTCTCCTCGCCTAACCCGCTGACTAGCGGTGAGGATCTCTTCTACGGCTGCTACTCCCCCTTcagcccctcgccgccgccacgcgccgccTCGCTCTCCCActgctcgtcctcctccgaCTCCGTCATCGACGACGTAgatgacgcggcggcgaccgagcaCCGCCTCCACCTCACCCGCCTCGCGCTCCAGTACCAGGAGGTGGCCAACCGCTTCGAGCTCTGCCTCTcccacctcgccgacgccgcggaTGAGGCGGCCGCACTCCGTCGGGAGAATGCCGAGCTCCGCGTCGCCAATAACAACCTCGCGTGCCGCATCGCCAAGTTTGGCGGGATGCAGGGCTCCGCCATCACCCTCGCCGGtgacctccgccgcctccgcctcgccgaggAGCAGACCGTGCcagttcttcctcctcctcctcctccgccgtcgccgcctgccgccgcacTGATGCAtcccgtcgccgtccccgagAAGCAGGCGGTTCTGCCGAAGAGCATCTCCATCCGTTCGACCGGCTACCAGAAGCTGAACCAGGGCGGCAAGCATCGCGTGTCGAAGCCGCTGAACGTAAGCTCGGTGAAACCAAATCCCCCCAAATCCTCCATTGTGTCTGGATCACACtcttgcagtgcactgactcCAGTGCTCAATCCAAAATCCTCAATCCTTACTAGTATGATGTTCACGATGCGACAATGCAAGCAGCAGCGCGTGTTCGTGGGCATTGACGGCGCGGAGGGAGGGGAGCACAAGGGTGGGGTGAAGGAGGACCCGCCCATGGGTGGGCTGGAGTTCGAGGTGTACAACCAGGGCATGTTCAAGACGGAGCTGTGCAACAAATGGGAGGAGACCGGGGCGTGCCCCTATGGCGACCAGTGCCAGTTCGCGCACGGCGTCGCGGAGCTCCGCCCCGTCATCCGCCACCCTCGCTACAAGACCGAGGTCTGCCGCATGGTGCTCTCCGGTGGTGTCTGTCCCTACGGCCACCGCTGCCACTTCCGCCACTCCATCACCCCCGCCGACCGCTTCTCCTTCCGCCGTTGA
- the LOC102716875 gene encoding probable 2-oxoglutarate-dependent dioxygenase AOP1 has translation MGSESEAAAQLPRIDFSGVDPSAPGTRRWAEVRAQVMDALTTHGWFDAHYPQLTPELRASLFDDAVRPLFSLPVDTKRRNYYGPEKPFHGYLGGLPGLDAYESLAIVDGLKPENVRAFADVIWPGGNDGFCEIVHGAAKRIADLEEMVRRMILEGLGVAKHHGAQSESMWHLFRMSEYKAPNSDEKVTGYVAHQNTNWLSIVCQNEVNGNEMQTRDDEWVLVKPSPTSLIVNVGNALRAWTNDRLYAPFHRIMVSGDATRYTAILFSVANFMIQPADELVDECHPPRFKPHDNNDFIRFCVSEEGARHEDKLKAFCGI, from the exons ATGGGCAGCgagagcgaggcggcggcgcagctccCCAGGATCGACTTCTCCGGCGTGGACCCGTCGGCGCCGGGGACCAGGCGCTGGGCGGAGGTGCGCGCCCAGGTGATGGACGCTCTCACCACCCACGGCTGGTTCGACGCGCACTACCCGCAGCTCACGCCGGAGCTCCGCGCCAGCCTCTTCGACGACGCCGTCCGGCCGCTCTTCTCGCTCCCCGTCGACACCAAGCGCCGGAACTACTACGGCCCCGAGAAGCCGTTCCACGGCTACCTCGGCGGCCTCCCGGGCCTCGACGCCTACGAGAGCCTCGCCATCGTGGACGGCCTCAAGCCCGAGAACGTCCGCGCCTTCGCCGACGTCATCTGGCCCGGCGGCAACGACGGCTTCTG TGAGATCGTCCATGGCGCGGCGAAGCGCATCGCGGATCTGGAGGAGATGGTGCGGCGAATGATCCTGGAAGGGCTCGGGGTGGCGAAGCACCACGGGGCACAGAGCGAGTCCATGTGGCACCTGTTCCGGATGTCCGAGTACAAGGCTCCCAATTCTGACGAGAAGGTCACCGGGTACGTCGCCCATCAGAACACCAACTGGCTTAGCATCGTGTGCCAGAACGAGGTGAATGGGAATGAGATGCAGACCAGGGATGACGAGTGGGTCCTCGTCAAGCCGTCGCCGACCTCGCTCATCGTCAATGTTGGCAATGCCCTCCGG GCATGGACAAACGACCGTCTGTACGCGCCATTTCACCGGATAATGGTGAGTGGGGATGCCACGAGGTACACCGCCATTCTCTTCTCCGTCGCCAATTTCATGATCCAACCAGCTGACGAGCTCGTCGACGAGTGCCACCCTCCGCGTTTCAAGCCTCATGACAACAACGACTTCATTCGCTTCTGTGTTTCTGAAGAAGGAGCTCGCCACGAGGATAAACTGAAGGCGTTCTGTGGCATATAG
- the LOC102717158 gene encoding uncharacterized protein LOC102717158: MEVEAFPIRFTRGIRSYWGRRKYQRLEAANGAGKTRATQQLGGRRGGAGAGWGLRLRRLLRVRVRVAKALSPARLLARVRDAYVGGMLAVSRKASAMALPTAPEGLWPRRVPRRKQLPAPRPGQLTDFEQRLVVEIYKSIVASKELTTMLHHSAAHLPQHNNTASSQLLLH; encoded by the coding sequence atggaggtggaggcgtTCCCGATACGGTTCACGAGGGGGATACGCTCCTACTGGGGGAGGCGCAAGTACCAGCGGCTGGAGGCGGCGAACGGCGCGGGGAAGACGAGGGCGACGCAGCAGCTGggcgggcgccgcggcggcgccggcgccgggtgGGGGCTGCGGCTGCGCCGGCTGCTCCGCGTCCGCGTGCGGGTGGCCAAGGCGCTGTCCCCGGCGCGGCTGCTGGCGCGGGTCCGCGACGCGTACGTGGGCGGCATGCTCGCGGTGTCGAGGAAGGCGTCCGCCATGGCGCTCCCCACCGCGCCGGAGGGGCTGTGGCCCAGGCGCGTCCCGCGCCGGAAGCAGctcccggcgccgcggccCGGCCAGCTCACCGACTTCGAGCAGAGGCTCGTCGTCGAGATATACAAGTCCATCGTCGCCTCCAAGGAGCTCACCACCATGCTCCATCACTCCGCCGCGCACCTGCCGCAGCACAACAACACGGCGTCTAGCCAGCTGCTACTCCACTAG
- the LOC102717437 gene encoding oleosin-like, with protein sequence MADRQQQHGEARAAAGPRQGHAPPADSSTTLLRRVQTHAPNSTQVVGFLTLAISGAVLLLLTGLTLTGAVVALIFLGPIALLTSPIWVPVAIALFVLAAAVLSTCAFAVAAVAGGTWMYRYFTGRHPVGADRVDYARSRIADTASHVKDYAREYGGYLHSRAKDAAPGA encoded by the coding sequence ATGGCAGatcggcagcagcagcacggcgaggcccgggcggcggccgggccgcGCCAGGGGCACGCGCCGCCGGCAGACTCGTCGACGACGCTGCTGCGGCGGGTGCAGACGCACGCGCCCAACTCCACCCAGGTCGTCGGCTTCCTCACGCTCGCCATctccggcgccgtcctccttCTCCTGACGGGCCTCACGCTCACCGGCGCGGTCGTCGCGCTCATCTTCCTGGGGCCAATCGCGCTGCTCACCAGCCCCATCTGGGTGCCCGTCGCCATCGCGCTCTTCGTGCTCGCCGCGGCCGTGCTCTCCACATgcgccttcgccgtcgccgccgtcgccggcggcacgTGGATGTACCGCTACTTCACGGGGAGGCACCCCGTCGGCGCCGACCGGGTGGACTACGCGCGCAGCCGGATCGCCGACACGGCCAGCCACGTCAAGGACTACGCGCGCGAGTACGGCGGATACCTGCATAGCCGGGCCAAGGACGCCGCGCCCGGCGCGTAG